In the genome of Thermococcus sp. 21S7, the window TGTCAGCGAGAGGGAAATATAAAGCGGTTGCCTTTTAAACCCCTCCGCGTTTCTTTCCCTGGTGAGAGCGATGGCAAAGATAAGGGCGCATCACGTCAGGATTACCACGTTCATCCACGCCACCGAGGACGAGGACAAGGTTCTTGAGGCAATATCTACGTTCATTCCCGAAGAGATAGACGACGAGGACGTCATCTTTGATATAGACGAGACCACGGGCTTCTTCGGAAACCCCATCAAGGTCGTCAACGTGGAGATAAAGCGGAGCAGGGCCGTTAGAAAGTTCATTGACTACTTCAAAGGGCTGCTGAGCGAGGAGGACAGGCGCTACCTCATCGAGAACCTCGATGAAAAGGTGGACGAGGAAGGGACGCTCTACGTCCGCTTCAACAAGCAAAAAGCGTACCTCGGCGATCCGGAGGTGGACGAGGGCGGCGACACCATCCAGGTCAGGATAAAGGTCAAGGCCTTTCCCATGAGGAAGGAAGCGGTCGTCAAAGCCGTTCGGGAGTGGCTGGAGGAATGAGCGTGGAGGTCTCCTTTTCAAGGGACTACTTCGTTGAGATGGACGTCAGGAGCGGTGAAGCATACGATCTGGCCAGTGAGTGGTTCGACGAGGTCGTCTTCACCAAAAAGCTCGTCCTTGAAGGCTCCCCCGACTGGGGGAAGCTTAAGGAAGAGCTCAGGGAGCTCCGCGATAAATATGGGAAAATAGCCCTCCTTCTCGTTACGAAAAAGCCCAGCCTCATCCGCGAGGTGAAGAACCGCAACCTAAGAGCTTTGCTTTACGTCCTGGGCGGTGATATGAGGGTCAACCGCTTCGCCCTTGAGGCCGGTGTTGACGCCTTGATAAGCCCGTGGCTGGGGAGGAAGGATCCGGGCTTCGACCATGTGCTGGCCAAGATTGCGGCAAGGAAGGGAGTGGCTATAGGGTTTTCCTTTTCCCCTCTCCTCACCGCTGGCCCTTACGAGAGGGTTCAACTCCTCCGCTTCATGGCCAAAACCTGGCAGCTCGTTGACAAGTACTCGGTTCCGAGGTTCATAACGAGCTCCGCCGAGACCAAATGGGAAGTTCGCTCTCCAAGGGATTTGATGAGCCTTGGAATAAGCATCGGCATGGAGACGCCGAAGGCAAGGGCTGGTTTGAACTTCTATCCGCGAAGGCTCCTCTCTTCGGTTTAACCCGTGGAAAAGTTTAAAAATATTTCAATCTTCTCAGTTCTGGGGGGAACGTTGTTAGGTGGTAACGTTGGAAAGGTCCTCCAAATCGGACTGGCCCACAGGCGTTACATGGTTCTCCTCGTAGTCCTTGGGGCTATCTCGACGCTCCTCTCGGCAATGGTGCCATTCTACCTCCGGGACCTCCTCGCGAACCTTGGAGGGCTGGGCACGGGGGAAATCCTTGAGTACATCGGGATAATCGTTCTCCTCTACACGGCCTCGACGGTCGTTTACCTCTACTCCGGTTTCGTGAGCAACTTCGCCGAGACCAAGGCCGCCGCCTGGCTCAAGAGGAAGCTCTTCATCTCAACACTCTTGGCTGAAAACATCGACACCGGCGATGCCCTCTCGCGCATCCAGTCCGACACGGAGATAGTCGGCAGGATGGGAATGTCCCTAATCCCGGCGGTGATTATCGAGGCATTCTCGCTCCTCGTTTCGGTCATCGTTGTCTTCAGGCTGAACTTCTACCTCGGCGTTATAACGCTCCTCACCCTGCCCATCTACGGCTTCTCGCTGAGGGCCTTCATCCACGGCCTCAAGACAGCCTCGGCCGAGGAGAGGAAGAGGTACTCTAAAACGGTGGAGTACTTCAAGGAGGGCCTCGACGGCAGGCTCGACGCGAAGTCCCTCAACGCTTTCGACTACCTCGTGGACAGGGTCTCAAAGAAGCTCGACGAATGGGTTGAGGCATCCAAAAGGGTCGCCTTCTACAGCAGTGCCAACTACGGCCTGCAGTCATATCTCTCAACGATTCTCCCTCTCCTCGTTCTTCTCTCCGGCGTCGTTCTTGTCAAGAAGGGCATGGCGACGCTCTCCTCTGCGGTGGCGGTCTTCTCCTACCTCGGAAGGGTCTACTACCCCGTCGAGCGCTTCGCCTTCTTTTGGAGTAGCTACCACCGCGCGGTTCCGGTTATCGAGAGGATATGGGGCGTCATCGAGCGGGAGATTCCAAAGCGGGAAAGGCCGGTCTGCTCCCCCGAGTCCTACGAGGTGGAACTGAGGGACGTTTCCCTGTCCTACGGGGATTCAAAGATTCTTGATGGGATAATCGGAAGAATTCCGGAGGGCGGAAAGCTCGGGATAGTCGGGCCATCCGGGGTTGGGAAGACAACACTCGCTTTACTCCTTGCTGGGCTTATCGAGCCGAGCGGAGGCAAGGTGAGCGTTGGGAACTGTCCGCCGGCTTCCCTGCTCGGCGAGTCACTCATCTACGTTCCCTCCCATCCGTACCTCTTCACCGGAACCCTGCGCGAGAACCTGACGCTCGGCAGGGAAATCCCGGACGAGAGGCTAAGGGAACTTCTAAAGACTGTGGAGCTCGCTGACTTTGACCTCGATTATCGGATTGAGGAAGGGGGTAAAAACCTCTCGCTGGGGCAGAGGCAGAGGATTGGCCTCGCGAGGGCCTTGGCGAGGAACCCGAGGATTCTCATCCTCGACGAGGCCACCTCGGGCATGGACTCCGAGAGGGAGGCGAGGGTTCTCAAGAGGCTCCTGGAAAGCAGGATGACGTTAATCGTCATTTCCCACAGGCTCTCAACGGTCAGGGGAATGAATGAGATATGGGTGCTTGATAGGGGTAGAATCGTCTGCAGGGGGCGGCACGACGAGCTCTTCGAGAACTGCACGCGCTACCGCGAGCTGTTCATGGAGCAGAGACGAAACTGAGCGTCTGAACTGCTTTCGTACCGGTTTCGGCTTCCTGAAAACGCTGGAAGCTGGTTTGCTTTTATTTTTAAATTCTGATAAGAAACATGCCAAAATTTGCCGGCAATATGTTAAAAACCGGCTGAAAAAGGGGAGTTTAAACTCCTTCTCTGTAACTTTTCTGAGTTGTATAACTAGTAGGAATATTTAGTACCCAAAAATATGTCGAAAAATATATAAATTGCACCCCCCATTCCAAGACGGTGGTGATATGAAACCCCTCCACGAGCCGGTCTACGTTACAGTTGCGTTCAGACAGCCAGGAGAAACAGAGGTCTCGGACAGGGGGTTCGACCTGAAGTACAGCAGGGAGGAGAACCCAACGGTCAGGGTTCTGGAGCGCGAGCTCTCGGCCCTCGAAGGCGGGAGCGACGCCTTAGCGTTCAACAGCGGAATGGGGGCGATAAGCTGCCTTTACTTTTCACAGCTCTCCTCCGGGGACGAGGTTCTCCTTCCAATGGAGGCCTATGGGACGACGATTCAGCTAGCGGAGGAACTCCACAAGTTCGGGATCCGCGTCAGGCTCGCCTACCCCAGCGCCGAGTCACTCGTCGAAGCAATAACCCCCGGCACGTCCCTCGTCCTCCTCGAAACAATGACCAACCCCACCCTGAAGGTGATAGACGTCCCTGAGGTCGTGAAGAGGGCCCGGGAAGTTGGGGCGAGGGTCGTCGTTGACAACACATTCTTGCCCCTCGTCTTTCATCCGCTTAAGGCCGGTGCCGACGCTGTAATCCACAGCCTCACCAAGTACATCGCCGGTCACAACGACGTCCTTGGCGGAGCGATAGTGCTCGGGAGCCTAGACGCGAGTTCCATCTGGCACTGGCGCAGGAGGCTTGGCTCAATAATTCAGCCGGTCGAGGCCTGGCTCGTTGTGAGGGGCATGAAGACCCTCGAAGTCCGCTTTGAGAGGCAGAGCCGGAGTTCGCTGGCCATCGCGGAGTTCCTGAGCGAGCATCCAAAGGTGAGCGAAGTGCACTACCCCGGGCTGAGGGACGACCCCCACCACGAAACCGCGCGCAGGCTCTTTGAAAGGTCCCTCTACGGGGGCGTCGTTTCCTTCGAGCATGCGGACGGGAAGGCCGGGGCGGTGAGCTTCCTCCGTTCCTTGAGGAGAATCTTTCCGTCTCCTTCCCTCGGGGGCGTTGAGAGCATAGCCTCCTACCCTGCCATAAGCGCCGCTAAGACGATGCCGGTGGAGCGGAGGAAGCTCCTCGGAATCACCGACGGCTTGATACGCCTCTCGGTTGGCCTTGAGGACGTTGACGAGCTCATCGAGGACGTTGACAAAGCGTTGGGGGGTGATGGGACTTAGGGTATACACCTGTCCAAGAAAGCTTCTCAACGGGCCCTGTGGCGGAGTCCTTGACGGGGCATGTGAGGTTAACGGCAAGCCCTGCCCCTGGACCGGTGTAATCGAGCGCCTCTCCTCCCTTGAGCCGTGGATGCTCTTTGACGAGCATCCTCTCCTGGCGGAGCTTGAGAGGCTGGTTGAATCGGACTCAAAGCCGGTGGATTCATTCCTCTGGAAGAACATCGAACGCAGCAAAGCCTTCACCGTTGAGTTTCCGGTCAGAACCATACGCTCCGAGAGGGACATACTCAGGATTATGAGCGCAGTAGATGCAGACCTCTTCACGGTTCCAGACAATCCCCTCGGCTACCCACACTTTGACCCCGTTGCATTTAGCATCCGTCTGAGGGACATCGGTTCAAACTTCGGCGTGATGCCCCATATAACTGCCAAGGACAGAAATCTCTCGGCATTGGCATCTGAGCTCAGAACTGCCCAGATTTTCGGCTTTGAGGCCGTTCTGCTCACGACCGGGGACTGGCCCGGCCTCTCGATGCCCAGCAAACCCGTCTTCGACCTCGATTCGCCGAACCTAATTAGGCTCGCAAGGTTCGTCTTTGCGGGCGTACTGCCTCCCGGCGAGCGCGTCCCTGTTGATAGCCGCCCCCGGGTTGCGGGGGCGATGAGTCCCCACTACAGACCGAGGGCCGAGGCAAGGAGGCTCATTCGGAAGCTCGTCGCCGGGGCGGAGGTCTTCTTCACCCAGGTCGTCGCAAGGAAGGAGAGCGTCCGGGCGATTTCGGAAACCCTTAGGGAGGTCGAGAGGAGTTACGGGGCCGACGTTCCGGTCGTCGTTTCGCTCCTCTACCCCCTGCGGCAGGAAATGAAGCCATTCCTTGAGAGGATGGGCATTCCAACGGGCAACGAGACATTTGAGGTGCTCCTTGAGGAGGTTAAGGCGCTCGACGTGAAAGGGGGAGTCAATCTGATTGTGGTTTCGAAAACCGTTGATGAATGGCTTGAACTCTGGGAGGAGGCGAAAGAATTGATCAAGGAGGTGTTCGGATGATAGTTCCGGCATTAATCGGTAGCCTTCCGAGGCCGGTTTCGCTGGCAAAGAAAATAGAGCAGTACTCCATAGGCAGATTGAGCGAGGAGAAGCTCGAAGAGGCCTACCTGGAGCACACGAGGCGGGCCTTTGTGAAGCTGGGGGAGGTCGGCATAAGGGTAATCACCGACGGCCTCTACCGCTGGGACGACATATTCAACCCGCTGATAAGGTTCGTAGACGGCGTCGAGGTCAACGGGCTCTTCAAGTTCTACGAGAACAACTTCTTCTACCGCTCCCCGGTGGTCAGAGGCGAGCTCTCGCTGAAGGAGAACCCGATTTCAGAGTGGCTCAACGCTGCCCTTGGGATAAAGGAAGAAGTCTACCCCGAAGCGACGCTCAAAGCCGTCCTCCCCGGGCCGGTGACTCTCGCATATCACTCGATAAACGAGGCCTATGAAAGCCTCGACGAGCTGGCGGAGGCCTACGCCGAAGTTTTGGCCGAGCTCATGAAGGAACTGCCGGTAAAGCTCGTCGAACTTCAGGAGCCGGCCCTCTCAGCAGAGCTTTCGAGGGCAACGCGGGAGAAGAGCGACTCAGTATCGCCAGGAACTGCGAAGAGGCTCATAGAAAACCTCGCGGGGGTGAGGGAGCTCTGGGTCGTCACCTACTTCGGAACCCCGAGGGTTCTCCCGGAGGGCGTCATCGTGAACTTCGACCTCATCGAGGGCTCCGTTCCGGAGAGCTACTCCGGGAGACTCGGGCTCGGGATAGTAAACGCGAGGGGAACGAAGATGGAGAGGCGTGACAGGCTCGCGGACAGGCTCAGGCCCTTCCTCCGGAGGTACGGGGAACTCTACGTTACGCCGAACACTCTCCTCGACTTCCTCCCCGAGAGCGTCGCGTGGAGGAAGCTGAAACTCCTCGGAAGACTTGGGGGTGAGTGAAGTGGAGCTTCCAATCCTTCCAACCAGTGTGATAGGGAGCTATCCCAAGCCGAGGTGGCTCCTGCGGGCGTATAACCTCTACTCCCTCGGCAGGCTCCCGGAGGACGACTTCAGGGAGGCAGTCAGGGACGCGAGCGTAGCCGTTCTAAGGGAGCACGAGAGGGCCGGAATAGACATCCCCTGGGACGGTGAGATGGGCAGGAGCGAGATGACGGAGCACTTCACGGCCAGGATAAAGGGCTTCCGCTTCTACGGCCCCGTCAGGGTCTGGGGTAATGCTTACTTCAACAAGGCATCAGCGGTTTCAAAGCTTGAGTACAGCGAGCCCTTAGTCCTCGACGAGTTCCGCATAATCAAAGCTAACACGACGCGGGAGGTGGTTAAGGTCCCGATCACCGGTCCCTACACGATAGCAGAGTGGAGCTTCAACGAGTACTATTCGAGCAAGGAGGAGCTGGCCTTTGAGCTCGCCGGAATCCTCAACAGGGAGTTCAGGCTCCTCGAAAAGGAGGGGGCAACGTTCATCCAGCTCGACGAACCCGCGATGCTCAACCACCCGGACGAGGTGCCCATAGCGGTCGAGGCCATCAACAGGGCGGTGAAGGGGGTTAATGTGAAGTTCGGCCTCCACGTCTGCTACTCCAACTACCACCTCCTCGCCGACTACTTCGATGAGCTCAACGTCAGCCAGTTCGCCCTTGAGTTCGCCAACAGGAACTTCCGCGACATGGACTTCCTTAGAAAGCTCGCCCACGGGGAGCTCGGCTTCGGCGCGGTTGACGTCCACAACCCGCGCGTCGAGAGTCCGGAGGAGGTTGCGAGGGCGATACGGAAGGTCATGGGGTACGTCGAGCCAGAGAGGCTTTACATCAACCCCGACTGCGGGCTGAAGCTCCTCGACAGGAGGATAGCCTACGGGAAGCTCGTGAACATGGTCAAGGGCGTCAAGATTGTTAGGAAGGAGCTCGCGAGGGAAGGGAAGGAGACCATACCATTCAGGAGGTCGGTCTGATGCTCTGTCCCGGGAGGAGGCTCGTCGCCAAGTTCGGTGGGAGCTCGATGAGGAGGAACTTCGACGAGGCGGTTTCCTTCACCGCCCGCCTGTGGGATGCCGGGGAGGTGGCCGTCGTCGTCTCCGCCCTGAAAGGGGTCACGGACGCCCTGCTCATGCTTGCCGAAACCGGGGACGGCATTGGGGGCATAGGCGAACTCCACAGGGACTTCGCACTCAGGCACGGCCTCG includes:
- a CDS encoding RNA-binding protein; the protein is MAKIRAHHVRITTFIHATEDEDKVLEAISTFIPEEIDDEDVIFDIDETTGFFGNPIKVVNVEIKRSRAVRKFIDYFKGLLSEEDRRYLIENLDEKVDEEGTLYVRFNKQKAYLGDPEVDEGGDTIQVRIKVKAFPMRKEAVVKAVREWLEE
- a CDS encoding Ribonuclease P protein component 3; this translates as MSVEVSFSRDYFVEMDVRSGEAYDLASEWFDEVVFTKKLVLEGSPDWGKLKEELRELRDKYGKIALLLVTKKPSLIREVKNRNLRALLYVLGGDMRVNRFALEAGVDALISPWLGRKDPGFDHVLAKIAARKGVAIGFSFSPLLTAGPYERVQLLRFMAKTWQLVDKYSVPRFITSSAETKWEVRSPRDLMSLGISIGMETPKARAGLNFYPRRLLSSV
- a CDS encoding ABC transporter ATP-binding protein — encoded protein: MLGGNVGKVLQIGLAHRRYMVLLVVLGAISTLLSAMVPFYLRDLLANLGGLGTGEILEYIGIIVLLYTASTVVYLYSGFVSNFAETKAAAWLKRKLFISTLLAENIDTGDALSRIQSDTEIVGRMGMSLIPAVIIEAFSLLVSVIVVFRLNFYLGVITLLTLPIYGFSLRAFIHGLKTASAEERKRYSKTVEYFKEGLDGRLDAKSLNAFDYLVDRVSKKLDEWVEASKRVAFYSSANYGLQSYLSTILPLLVLLSGVVLVKKGMATLSSAVAVFSYLGRVYYPVERFAFFWSSYHRAVPVIERIWGVIEREIPKRERPVCSPESYEVELRDVSLSYGDSKILDGIIGRIPEGGKLGIVGPSGVGKTTLALLLAGLIEPSGGKVSVGNCPPASLLGESLIYVPSHPYLFTGTLRENLTLGREIPDERLRELLKTVELADFDLDYRIEEGGKNLSLGQRQRIGLARALARNPRILILDEATSGMDSEREARVLKRLLESRMTLIVISHRLSTVRGMNEIWVLDRGRIVCRGRHDELFENCTRYRELFMEQRRN
- a CDS encoding cystathionine gamma-synthase family protein, with translation MKPLHEPVYVTVAFRQPGETEVSDRGFDLKYSREENPTVRVLERELSALEGGSDALAFNSGMGAISCLYFSQLSSGDEVLLPMEAYGTTIQLAEELHKFGIRVRLAYPSAESLVEAITPGTSLVLLETMTNPTLKVIDVPEVVKRAREVGARVVVDNTFLPLVFHPLKAGADAVIHSLTKYIAGHNDVLGGAIVLGSLDASSIWHWRRRLGSIIQPVEAWLVVRGMKTLEVRFERQSRSSLAIAEFLSEHPKVSEVHYPGLRDDPHHETARRLFERSLYGGVVSFEHADGKAGAVSFLRSLRRIFPSPSLGGVESIASYPAISAAKTMPVERRKLLGITDGLIRLSVGLEDVDELIEDVDKALGGDGT
- a CDS encoding methylenetetrahydrofolate reductase C-terminal domain-containing protein — protein: MGLRVYTCPRKLLNGPCGGVLDGACEVNGKPCPWTGVIERLSSLEPWMLFDEHPLLAELERLVESDSKPVDSFLWKNIERSKAFTVEFPVRTIRSERDILRIMSAVDADLFTVPDNPLGYPHFDPVAFSIRLRDIGSNFGVMPHITAKDRNLSALASELRTAQIFGFEAVLLTTGDWPGLSMPSKPVFDLDSPNLIRLARFVFAGVLPPGERVPVDSRPRVAGAMSPHYRPRAEARRLIRKLVAGAEVFFTQVVARKESVRAISETLREVERSYGADVPVVVSLLYPLRQEMKPFLERMGIPTGNETFEVLLEEVKALDVKGGVNLIVVSKTVDEWLELWEEAKELIKEVFG
- a CDS encoding 5-methyltetrahydropteroyltriglutamate--homocysteine methyltransferase, translated to MIVPALIGSLPRPVSLAKKIEQYSIGRLSEEKLEEAYLEHTRRAFVKLGEVGIRVITDGLYRWDDIFNPLIRFVDGVEVNGLFKFYENNFFYRSPVVRGELSLKENPISEWLNAALGIKEEVYPEATLKAVLPGPVTLAYHSINEAYESLDELAEAYAEVLAELMKELPVKLVELQEPALSAELSRATREKSDSVSPGTAKRLIENLAGVRELWVVTYFGTPRVLPEGVIVNFDLIEGSVPESYSGRLGLGIVNARGTKMERRDRLADRLRPFLRRYGELYVTPNTLLDFLPESVAWRKLKLLGRLGGE
- a CDS encoding methionine synthase: MELPILPTSVIGSYPKPRWLLRAYNLYSLGRLPEDDFREAVRDASVAVLREHERAGIDIPWDGEMGRSEMTEHFTARIKGFRFYGPVRVWGNAYFNKASAVSKLEYSEPLVLDEFRIIKANTTREVVKVPITGPYTIAEWSFNEYYSSKEELAFELAGILNREFRLLEKEGATFIQLDEPAMLNHPDEVPIAVEAINRAVKGVNVKFGLHVCYSNYHLLADYFDELNVSQFALEFANRNFRDMDFLRKLAHGELGFGAVDVHNPRVESPEEVARAIRKVMGYVEPERLYINPDCGLKLLDRRIAYGKLVNMVKGVKIVRKELAREGKETIPFRRSV